A window of the Streptomyces sp. NBC_00454 genome harbors these coding sequences:
- a CDS encoding SigE family RNA polymerase sigma factor, producing the protein MRQGRRDGFREFAEGRSAHLYRSACLLASGDTHLAEDLVQETLGRMYLLWGRINRIDNPAAYAQTVLVRAFLTHQRRRSSGERPVGDFPEPGVAAAGGGDPALRLTLLQALGGLAPKDRVVLVLRYWEDRSVEETADAMNVSSAAVRTRSSRALGRLREQLGDSLAEFAGR; encoded by the coding sequence ATGCGGCAGGGGCGCAGAGATGGGTTCCGTGAGTTCGCGGAAGGCAGATCGGCGCATTTGTACCGGTCCGCCTGCCTCCTGGCCAGCGGCGACACCCATCTCGCGGAAGATCTCGTACAGGAGACCCTGGGGCGGATGTACCTCCTCTGGGGACGGATCAACCGGATCGACAACCCCGCCGCCTACGCCCAAACCGTGCTGGTGCGCGCCTTCCTGACGCACCAGCGCCGCCGCTCCTCGGGGGAGCGCCCGGTGGGGGATTTCCCCGAACCGGGCGTCGCGGCGGCGGGCGGCGGGGATCCGGCGCTGCGGCTGACCCTGCTGCAGGCGCTGGGCGGACTGGCGCCCAAGGACCGGGTGGTCCTGGTGCTGCGGTACTGGGAGGACCGCAGCGTCGAGGAGACCGCCGACGCGATGAACGTCAGCTCGGCGGCCGTCCGCACCCGCAGTTCGCGGGCGCTCGGCCGGCTCAGGGAACAACTGGGCGACTCGCTCGCGGAGTTCGCCGGGCGCTGA
- a CDS encoding bifunctional 3'-5' exonuclease/DNA polymerase translates to MTDHTPRWALAEDGDGQWQATPLNPTTGGTTAGPGPRITTEDPAEAIRAAPPGTRWVWASTPAVYPRLLQAGTRIDRCHDIEDAELLLLAHEGRLGEPRSAAAAWARLTNAPVPPDPPQRAAVPAAQDSLFNPQPPPLPLDALVAVHADQVKRIEATAHPARMRLLVASESAAFLVAAEMNRAGLPWRADVHRALLTELLGERYAGGGQPRRLAELADAVSAAFGRRVRPELPADVIKAFAGAGIKLKSTRRWEIQELDHPAVAPLLEFKKLYRIYTAHGWSWLADWVHEGRFRPEFIPGGTYTGRWVTNGGGALQIPKVIRRAVVADPGWRLVVADADQMEPRVLAAISRDPAFMEVAGRPEDLYTSISRQGFSGDRDMAKIAVLGAVYGQTSGDGLKNLAALRRRFPKAVAYVDEAAKAGEEGRLVRTWLGRTCPPPAEPAEPGEGGEAGASGQAADAWTPSYASTDARARGRFTRNFVVQGSAADWALLLLAALRQSLAAAGMRAELVFFQHDEVIVHCPEEEAQAVAAAIREAGDLAGRITFGETPVRFPFTTAVVECYADAK, encoded by the coding sequence ATGACCGACCACACCCCCCGGTGGGCCCTGGCCGAAGACGGCGACGGCCAGTGGCAAGCCACGCCGCTGAACCCCACCACGGGCGGAACCACGGCCGGCCCCGGCCCCCGCATCACGACCGAAGACCCCGCGGAAGCGATCCGCGCCGCGCCCCCGGGCACCCGATGGGTCTGGGCCTCCACCCCCGCCGTCTACCCCCGCCTCCTCCAGGCCGGCACCCGCATCGACCGCTGCCACGACATCGAGGACGCCGAGCTGCTCCTCCTCGCCCACGAGGGCCGCCTCGGCGAACCCCGCTCCGCGGCCGCCGCCTGGGCCCGTCTCACGAACGCCCCCGTACCGCCGGATCCTCCGCAGCGCGCCGCGGTCCCCGCCGCCCAGGATTCGCTCTTCAACCCCCAGCCCCCGCCCCTCCCCCTGGACGCCCTGGTCGCCGTCCACGCCGACCAGGTGAAACGGATCGAGGCCACCGCCCACCCCGCCCGGATGCGGCTGCTCGTCGCTTCGGAATCGGCGGCGTTCCTCGTGGCCGCCGAGATGAACCGGGCGGGCCTGCCCTGGCGGGCCGACGTGCACCGGGCGCTGCTCACCGAGCTGCTCGGCGAGCGGTACGCGGGCGGCGGCCAGCCCCGCCGCCTGGCCGAGCTCGCCGACGCGGTCTCCGCCGCGTTCGGCCGGCGCGTACGGCCCGAGTTGCCCGCCGACGTCATCAAGGCCTTCGCGGGGGCCGGGATCAAGCTGAAGTCCACCCGCCGCTGGGAGATCCAGGAGCTCGACCATCCGGCGGTGGCCCCGCTCCTCGAGTTCAAGAAGCTGTACCGGATCTACACCGCCCACGGCTGGAGCTGGCTCGCGGACTGGGTCCACGAGGGCCGCTTCCGCCCCGAGTTCATCCCGGGCGGCACCTACACCGGCCGCTGGGTCACCAATGGCGGCGGGGCCCTGCAGATCCCGAAGGTGATCCGCAGGGCCGTGGTCGCGGACCCGGGCTGGCGGCTGGTGGTGGCCGACGCGGACCAGATGGAGCCGCGGGTGCTCGCCGCGATCTCCCGGGACCCCGCCTTCATGGAGGTGGCCGGCCGCCCGGAGGACCTGTACACCTCCATCTCCCGCCAGGGTTTCTCCGGCGACCGCGACATGGCCAAGATCGCCGTGCTCGGTGCGGTGTACGGGCAGACCTCCGGGGACGGCCTGAAGAACCTGGCCGCGCTCCGCCGCCGCTTCCCCAAGGCGGTGGCCTACGTGGACGAAGCCGCGAAGGCGGGCGAGGAGGGACGGCTCGTACGGACCTGGCTGGGCCGCACCTGTCCGCCGCCGGCCGAGCCGGCGGAGCCCGGGGAGGGCGGGGAGGCGGGGGCGAGCGGGCAGGCCGCCGACGCCTGGACCCCGAGCTACGCCTCGACCGACGCGCGGGCGCGGGGCCGCTTCACCCGCAACTTCGTGGTGCAGGGCAGCGCCGCGGACTGGGCGCTGCTGCTGCTCGCGGCCCTGCGCCAGTCGCTCGCGGCGGCCGGGATGCGCGCCGAGCTGGTCTTCTTCCAGCACGACGAGGTCATCGTCCACTGCCCCGAGGAGGAGGCGCAGGCGGTGGCCGCGGCGATCCGCGAGGCGGGCGATCTGGCGGGCCGCATCACCTTCGGCGAGACCCCGGTCCGCTTCCCGTTCACCACCGCGGTGGTCGAGTGCTACGCGGACGCGAAGTAG
- a CDS encoding DUF2786 domain-containing protein, translating into MRDIVERACEAALYTQEDAGLDAGASMLVAEGERWAGVGQALLARGEGYVRQAWERGWQPADVLRLVRRDLEQTHVRICEDLIAAEARRYARLPERWTDAEAWWGEDTGYGERLAQRERTDRFTLAGAVLEVFRLLIRLPSIEPVGPLPGDESGALLEHAHIEPRMLGRIRALLAKAEATTFPEEAEALSAKAQELMARHTVDEALLAVRTGTKQIPGACRIGVEAPYEEAKAVLLDAVSTANRCRSVWNSGYEFSTVVGFESDLEAVELLYTSLLVQGTAAMTRAEAGQRAGGRKRTKTFRQSFLLAYASRLGQRLAETAEHTAAEAPDNLPALVARDVAVTSRADEMFPRTTTTRLRGATDLAGWEDGTAAADRAHMADGSRQSLRK; encoded by the coding sequence GTGAGAGACATCGTCGAGCGGGCCTGTGAGGCCGCGCTGTACACCCAGGAGGACGCCGGGCTGGATGCCGGGGCGTCGATGCTCGTCGCCGAGGGGGAGCGGTGGGCCGGGGTCGGGCAGGCGCTGCTCGCGCGCGGGGAGGGCTACGTGCGCCAGGCCTGGGAGCGGGGCTGGCAGCCCGCCGACGTACTGCGGCTCGTACGGCGGGACCTGGAGCAGACGCACGTGCGCATCTGCGAGGACCTGATAGCCGCCGAGGCCCGGCGGTACGCGCGGCTGCCCGAGCGGTGGACCGACGCCGAGGCCTGGTGGGGCGAGGACACCGGCTACGGGGAGCGGCTCGCCCAGCGGGAGCGGACCGACCGGTTCACCCTGGCCGGGGCCGTCCTGGAGGTGTTCCGGCTGCTGATCCGGCTGCCGTCCATCGAGCCGGTCGGGCCCCTGCCCGGAGACGAGAGCGGCGCGCTGCTGGAGCACGCGCACATCGAACCCCGGATGCTCGGACGGATCCGGGCCCTGCTCGCGAAGGCCGAGGCCACGACCTTCCCGGAGGAGGCCGAGGCGCTCAGCGCGAAGGCGCAGGAGCTGATGGCCCGCCACACCGTGGACGAGGCGCTGCTCGCGGTCAGGACGGGCACGAAGCAGATTCCCGGCGCCTGCCGGATCGGGGTCGAGGCCCCGTACGAGGAGGCCAAGGCGGTGCTGCTCGACGCCGTGTCGACCGCGAACCGCTGCCGCTCCGTGTGGAACAGCGGCTACGAGTTCTCCACCGTCGTCGGCTTCGAAAGCGACCTGGAGGCGGTGGAGCTGCTCTACACCTCGCTCCTCGTCCAGGGCACCGCGGCCATGACCCGCGCCGAGGCCGGGCAGCGGGCGGGCGGCCGCAAGCGCACCAAGACCTTCCGGCAGTCCTTCCTCCTGGCCTACGCGAGCCGGCTCGGCCAGCGGCTCGCCGAGACGGCCGAGCACACGGCGGCCGAAGCCCCCGACAACCTGCCCGCCCTGGTCGCCCGGGACGTGGCCGTCACCTCACGTGCCGACGAGATGTTCCCGCGCACCACCACGACCCGGCTGCGCGGGGCCACCGACCTCGCGGGCTGGGAGGACGGCACGGCCGCGGCCGACCGGGCGCACATGGCGGACGGCAGCCGGCAGTCCCTGCGGAAGTGA
- the tatA gene encoding Sec-independent protein translocase subunit TatA, with the protein MLRNGLEPWHVAIVVIVCLMLFGSKKLPEMARGLGKSARILKAEAKALREETDAPAPAAAQAAAPVPAPTER; encoded by the coding sequence ATGCTCAGGAACGGCCTGGAACCTTGGCACGTGGCCATCGTCGTGATCGTCTGCCTGATGCTCTTCGGCTCGAAGAAGCTCCCCGAGATGGCGCGGGGGCTGGGCAAGTCCGCGCGCATCCTGAAGGCGGAGGCAAAGGCGCTGCGCGAGGAGACGGACGCACCGGCGCCCGCGGCGGCCCAGGCAGCCGCGCCCGTACCCGCCCCCACGGAGCGCTGA
- a CDS encoding FUSC family protein has protein sequence MSWVRALKDTARSGMTVERTRLEPLIAVRAAAGLALVIGVSLALLGPGAAASSAFGAYMAAVATFQKSWRPRPVLALAAGLTLAASTFIGYLVGSSNTLAFMLLLAVWCFVAGLMWAAGPTAGMIASGNVAIMLVTVTLPTSVPQAAGHAGMIAAGGVVQALLIVLFPVRRWGAQRDALADALAAEADYARRLRHDPLASFDPEPLMKARAAATVTARQARRRPAELHGARGLAERIRPVLASLADPAVGAPAEGPARERVRELLAAAGSVLDAAAHAIRRGDPVRLPSPALALLKAPDTADVFQGAPLRAARRLAALLDDVLETAEPRSGRTADPGESMLRPTLVQLVPKVLASVRAELRPGSPVLRHAVRVTAVACSGYLIGHALPLGHAYWAPMASVMVMRPDFTQTYTRAVARFGGTLVGVAVATAVVQLAHPGMWMSGLLAVVSAGLMYTLMRTGYAVSMVFVSAYVVFLLGMGGLRWDQTVPDRVALTLLGGVLAMVAYAVYPAWETPRLRTRLADWVAAAGRYAEAVLGQYADPAGARRADVRDALLAVRDARVAWQDAVDRAAGEPVRHRGISRAAAEEAGHAMAAMGRHTMLLEAHFPDRAQPPDPGAAALARELRTATEAGAKAVRERKVPEWDGVRAVLAGWDAPESGVLRGAAEQLLDSLDEVSEALTA, from the coding sequence ATGAGCTGGGTCCGGGCGCTGAAGGACACCGCCCGATCCGGGATGACGGTCGAGCGGACCCGTCTCGAACCCCTCATCGCCGTCCGCGCCGCCGCCGGGCTGGCCCTCGTCATCGGCGTGAGCCTCGCCCTCCTCGGTCCCGGCGCCGCCGCCAGCTCCGCCTTCGGCGCGTACATGGCCGCCGTCGCCACCTTCCAGAAGAGCTGGCGGCCGCGTCCCGTCCTCGCGCTCGCCGCCGGGCTGACGCTGGCCGCGTCCACCTTCATCGGCTATCTCGTCGGCTCCTCGAACACCCTCGCCTTCATGCTGCTGCTGGCCGTCTGGTGCTTCGTGGCGGGCCTGATGTGGGCGGCGGGGCCCACCGCCGGGATGATCGCCTCCGGCAACGTCGCGATCATGCTGGTCACCGTCACCCTGCCCACCTCCGTACCGCAGGCCGCCGGGCACGCCGGGATGATCGCCGCCGGGGGCGTGGTCCAGGCCCTGCTGATCGTCCTCTTCCCGGTCCGCCGCTGGGGCGCCCAGCGCGACGCCCTCGCCGACGCGCTCGCGGCCGAGGCCGACTACGCGCGCCGCCTGCGCCACGACCCGTTGGCCTCCTTCGACCCGGAGCCGCTGATGAAGGCGCGGGCCGCCGCGACCGTGACCGCCCGCCAGGCCCGCCGCCGCCCCGCCGAGCTGCACGGGGCGCGGGGGCTCGCGGAGCGGATCCGCCCGGTGCTGGCCTCGCTCGCGGACCCGGCGGTCGGGGCTCCGGCCGAGGGGCCGGCGCGGGAGAGGGTGCGGGAACTGCTCGCCGCCGCCGGGTCGGTCCTGGATGCCGCGGCGCACGCGATCCGCCGCGGGGACCCCGTACGGCTGCCTTCGCCGGCGCTGGCCCTGCTCAAGGCGCCGGACACCGCCGACGTGTTCCAGGGGGCTCCGCTGCGGGCGGCGCGGCGCCTGGCCGCCCTGCTGGACGACGTGCTCGAGACCGCCGAGCCGCGCTCGGGGCGCACCGCCGACCCGGGGGAGTCGATGCTGCGGCCCACGCTGGTGCAGCTCGTGCCGAAGGTGCTGGCCTCCGTACGGGCCGAGCTGCGGCCCGGATCCCCGGTCCTGCGGCACGCGGTGCGCGTCACCGCGGTCGCCTGCTCCGGCTACCTGATCGGCCACGCGCTGCCGCTCGGTCACGCCTACTGGGCCCCGATGGCCTCCGTCATGGTCATGCGGCCCGACTTCACCCAGACCTACACACGGGCCGTCGCCCGGTTCGGCGGCACCCTGGTCGGGGTGGCGGTGGCCACCGCGGTCGTGCAGCTCGCGCACCCGGGGATGTGGATGTCCGGGCTCCTCGCCGTCGTCAGCGCGGGCCTGATGTACACGCTCATGCGCACCGGATACGCCGTCTCGATGGTCTTCGTCTCGGCCTACGTCGTCTTCCTGCTCGGCATGGGCGGTCTGCGCTGGGACCAGACCGTGCCCGACCGGGTCGCCCTCACCCTGCTCGGCGGGGTCCTGGCGATGGTGGCCTACGCCGTCTACCCGGCCTGGGAGACCCCGCGGCTGCGGACCCGCCTGGCCGACTGGGTGGCGGCCGCGGGCCGGTACGCGGAAGCCGTGCTCGGGCAGTACGCCGATCCGGCCGGGGCCCGCCGGGCAGACGTGCGCGATGCGCTGCTGGCGGTCCGCGACGCCCGGGTGGCCTGGCAGGACGCGGTGGACCGGGCCGCGGGGGAGCCGGTGCGCCACCGCGGGATCTCGCGTGCGGCGGCCGAGGAGGCGGGTCACGCCATGGCGGCGATGGGCCGCCACACGATGCTCCTGGAAGCGCACTTCCCGGACCGGGCACAGCCCCCGGACCCGGGAGCCGCCGCCCTGGCCCGGGAGCTGCGCACGGCGACGGAGGCGGGGGCCAAGGCGGTCCGGGAGCGCAAGGTGCCCGAGTGGGACGGGGTCCGGGCGGTGCTGGCCGGCTGGGACGCCCCGGAGTCGGGGGTGCTCAGGGGCGCCGCGGAGCAGCTGCTGGACTCGTTGGACGAGGTCTCCGAGGCGCTCACGGCGTAG
- a CDS encoding DUF397 domain-containing protein: protein MDHAYNGMAAAELDGVTWQKSRHSNSQGSCVEFAKLPGGDVAMRNSRFPDGPALVYTPAEIEALLLGVKDGEFDHLIS from the coding sequence GTGGACCACGCGTACAACGGGATGGCAGCTGCAGAGCTTGACGGAGTGACCTGGCAGAAGAGCAGACACAGCAACTCTCAAGGTTCCTGTGTGGAGTTCGCCAAACTGCCCGGAGGCGACGTCGCCATGCGCAACTCGCGGTTTCCGGACGGACCGGCGCTGGTGTACACGCCGGCCGAGATAGAAGCGCTGCTGCTGGGTGTCAAGGACGGCGAGTTCGATCACCTGATCAGCTGA
- a CDS encoding ATP-binding protein, with product MLEPLRQGLPPVDPTAVSGSASCALPARYDAVRGARTFTRSTLSQWGLDDRFDDVALVVSELVTNALRHALPDDSRQGTGEAEPAVRLHLMRWSTRLVCAVRDPSEDRPGGSFAPEATEANCDLESGRGLFLVDSYSDSWGWHPLAGRLTGKVVWALFTLQD from the coding sequence ATGCTCGAGCCGTTACGGCAGGGGCTTCCCCCGGTCGACCCCACGGCTGTCTCCGGGTCCGCGTCATGCGCGCTGCCCGCCCGGTACGACGCGGTACGCGGAGCACGCACCTTCACGCGTTCCACGCTCTCCCAATGGGGCCTCGACGACCGCTTCGACGATGTCGCGCTGGTCGTCTCCGAACTCGTCACCAACGCGCTGCGCCATGCCCTCCCGGACGATTCCCGGCAGGGTACGGGCGAGGCGGAGCCGGCAGTGCGGCTGCACCTGATGCGGTGGAGCACCCGGCTGGTGTGCGCGGTGCGGGACCCCAGCGAGGACCGGCCCGGCGGGAGTTTCGCACCCGAGGCGACCGAGGCCAACTGCGACCTGGAGTCGGGGCGCGGGCTCTTTCTCGTCGACTCCTACAGCGACAGCTGGGGCTGGCATCCACTGGCGGGGCGGCTGACCGGCAAAGTGGTCTGGGCGCTGTTCACGCTCCAGGACTGA